From Penicillium psychrofluorescens genome assembly, chromosome: 1, one genomic window encodes:
- a CDS encoding uncharacterized protein (ID:PFLUO_001742-T1.cds;~source:funannotate) → MSSALRSNPQTPDLRAVDLEPNMCRSVFWVSNVHCSSCVSYVTEVLSEIPGVKEIDVSILTHEVRVVHGLTTRPPDLAAALIHAAFEVHHATTYDEQGTVIADLDTATWNPRGSVLFSTPRTSYSSLSSNIKERLQTREKRHIANCDACKKEEAASCSETETGTISEKSPATFWESPKPAQGPTPLDSTPEHPVYDDPLSVDTSETRVEFEVPSLPTDKSPTACVGEFSARISIGGMSCASCVNSITGELQGLEFVQDIAVNLLTNSATVRYIGPRENIDTVIEHIEDIGFEASLDEANPVPKDENSTGYVSEIAITGMTCGSCVGTVSRGLEELPFTRDVSVNLLSHSARVEFEGRENLDEIVEKIEDMGYDATVNNVYPVKEIKESTIQARTISIRVDGMFCHHCPEKILASIEESLPEVTVEETLCENNPILKVTYMPRPPSLTVRTILSTINSANDAFTTSIYHPPSIEDRSRAIQHHERRRYLSRLLFTLAVAIPTFLVGIVFMSLVSSQNTTRKYLEQPMWSGSVSRTEWALFIMATPVMFYGTDVFHTRAMKEIYALWRPGSRVPILRRFYRFGSMNLLVSAGCAVAYFSSLAVLIMDAVAGTRFSAPSATYFDSVVFLTLFILAGRFLEAYSKSKTGDAVTSLGNLRPSEALLVENVPDSNADNDGIQRINVDLLEIGDIVSIPHGASPPADGAITDTASSQFDESSLTGESKPVKKSIDDEVYTGSVNVGQPVRIRITELGGSSMLDRIIAVVREGQSKRAPLERIADLLTSHFVPLITLIAVATFIIWLGLGYSGALPADYLDVEHGGWTFWSLEFAIAVFVVACPCGLALAAPTALFVGGGLAAKHGILVKGGGEAFQEASRLDAIVFDKTGTLTEGGGLKVSEHEILTKDNALLEIAWTLARKLEESSNHPIAQAISDFCRPEKPISITSADIHEVSGQGMKGVFTVAENQSTAQYEAAIGNERLLHSLISSEETDTYFISNLLSKYQSAGKSTAILSLRRLDSPSSPFIPAIIFATSDTLRPEAVQVISQLHKRRVDVFMCTGDNQTTAHAVADMLGISRSNVMANVLPAEKASFVRQIQEGSLRSPSSTTTDARNKTTKQSSTARPIVAFVGDGINDSPALAAADVSIAMASGSDVAINSAGFILLNSDLSTILQLVLLSRRVFGRVRMNFGWAVVYNLCLVPVAAGVFYPIVSGHHQMTSAGGQTVRVDDHWRLSPVWAALAMALSSISVVLSSLALRVNWESAKKMFRWKK, encoded by the coding sequence ATGTCTTCTGCACTACGAAGCAACCCCCAGACTCCAGATCTGCGGGCGGTCGACCTGGAGCCCAACATGTGCAGAAGCGTCTTCTGGGTGAGCAACGTGCACTGCTCATCGTGCGTGTCCTACGTCACCGAGGTTCTGTCGGAAATCCCAGGAgtcaaggagattgatgTTTCGATTCTAACGCACGAGGTGCGCGTCGTCCACGGACTCACGACACGGCCCCCCGacctcgccgccgcgctgATCCACGCGGCCTTTGAGGTACACCATGCGACGACCTACGACGAACAGGGGACGGTTATTGCGGACCTGGACACCGCAACCTGGAACCCTAGAGGCTCGGTACTCTTCTCGACGCCTCGGACCTCGTACTCCAGCCTCTCTTCCAATATCAAAGAGAGGCTTCAGACTAGAGAGAAGCGACATATCGCCAATTGTGACGCCtgcaaaaaggaagaggcCGCAAGCTGCTCTGAGACAGAGACGGGGACTATCTCGGAGAAATCCCCTGCTACCTTCTGGGAATCGCCAAAGCCAGCCCAGGGCCCGACGCCATTAGACTCGACTCCAGAGCATCCGGTATATGATGACCCGTTGTCGGTTGATACCTCTGAAACTCGGGTAGAGTTCGAGGTCCCATCATTACCTACCGATAAATCTCCAACAGCATGTGTGGGCGAGTTCAGTGCGCGAATCAGCATTGGGGGCATGAGCTGTGCATCATGTGTCAACAGCATCACCGGCGAGCTCCAGGGTCTAGAGTTCGTCCAGGACATCGCCGTCAATCTCCTCACCAATAGTGCGACAGTGAGATACATTGGTCCTCGAGAGAACATTGACACGGTTATTGAGCACATCGAAGATATCGGATTTGAAGCCTCACTCGATGAAGCGAATCCGGTTCCAAAAGACGAAAATTCCACGGGATATGTCAGTGAGATCGCCATAACTGGTATGACTTGTGGTTCTTGCGTTGGGACCGTTTCTCGGGGGCTGGAAGAACTGCCCTTTACCCGCGATGTCTCTGTGAATTTGCTCTCGCACAGCGCAAGGGTGGAGTTTGAAGGGCGGGAAAACCTCGATGAAATTGTGGAAAAGATTGAAGATATGGGCTACGACGCTACAGTCAATAATGTTTACCCAGTGAAAGAGATCAAGGAGTCTACCATCCAGGCCAGGACAATTTCCATTCGAGTCGATGGAATGTTCTGTCATCACTGTCCCGAAAAAATACTGGCGTCCATTGAAGAATCGCTCCCGGAGGTCACGGTGGAGGAAACGTTGTGCGAGAATAACCCTATCCTCAAAGTTACCTATATGCCACGGCCACCATCACTTACAGTTCGCACGATCCTCTCGACCATTAATTCCGCAAATGACGccttcaccaccagcatctaTCACCCACCCAGCATCGAAGACCGCTCGCGCGCGATACAGCATCACGAACGACGCCGATACCTTTCACGGTTGCTCTTTACGCTTGCCGTGGCAATCCCGACCTTCCTCGTTGGAATCGTGTTCATGTCTTTGGTCTCGTCGCAAAACACGACACGAAAGTATCTGGAACAGCCCATGTGGTCCGGCAGTGTGAGCCGCACGGAATGGgcgctcttcatcatggcaACACCCGTCATGTTCTATGGCACCGATGTATTCCACACCCGCGCTATGAAAGAGATCTATGCTCTCTGGCGGCCGGGAAGCCGAGTCCCCATCCTGCGTCGGTTCTATCGTTTCGGCAGCATGAACCTTCTGGTCTCTGCAGGGTGCGCAGTGGCTTACTTCTCATCCTTGGCGGTGCTCATCATGGATGCAGTCGCGGGCACGAGATTCAGTGCTCCTAGCGCGACCTACTTTGACTCGGTCGTCTTCTTGaccctcttcatcctcgctgGCCGGTTTTTGGAGGCATACAGCAAATCCAAAACCGGTGATGCAGTCACATCTCTGGGCAACCTGCGGCCTTCAGAGGCACTCCTGGTTGAGAACGTACCCGACTCCAACGCAGACAATGATGGAATTCAGCGGATCAATGTGGATCTTCTCGAGATTGGGGATATCGTCAGCATTCCCCATGGCGCGTCTCCGCCAGCGGATGGAGCCATAACCGATACCGCATCCAGCCAGTTTGACGAAAGTTCCTTGACGGGAGAATCGAAACCAGTGAAGAAATCCATCGATGATGAAGTCTACACTGGCTCCGTGAACGTCGGCCAGCCGGTTCGGATCCGAATCACCGAGCTCGGCGGGTCATCCATGCTTGATCGGATCATTGCAGTTGTGCGCGAGGGCCAAAGCAAGCGTGCACCCCTTGAGCGGATTGCAGACCTGCTCACCTCGCATTTCGTTCCCCTGATCACCCTGATCGCGGTCGCAACTTTCATCATCTGGCTTGGCCTCGGATACTCCGGTGCGCTTCCTGCGGACTACCTGGATGTAGAGCACGGCGGTTGGACATTCTGGAGCCTGGAGTTTGCCATTGCGGTGTTTGTGGTAGCATGTCCCTGCGGATTGGCACTTGCTGCCCCTACGGCGCTCTTTGTCGGGGGTGGCTTGGCGGCAAAGCATGGCATTCTAGTCAAGGGAGGCGGAGAAGCTTTTCAGGAAGCTTCGCGGCTCGATGCCATTGTCTTTGACAAAACTGGTACTCTTACTGAAGGAGGCGGTTTGAAGGTCTCGGAACATGAGATTCTGACCAAAGACAATGCCCTCCTCGAAATCGCATGGACTCTGGCGaggaagctggaggagagcAGCAATCACCCGATTGCTCAGGCTATCTCGGACTTCTGCAGACCCGAGAAACCAATCTCTATAACCTCCGCCGATATCCACGAGGTTTCTGGGCAGGGCATGAAGGGTGTTTTCACCGTAGCAGAAAATCAGTCTACCGCGCAATACGAAGCAGCAATCGGCAACGAGCGTCTTTTGCACAGTCTGATTTCTTCCGAAGAAACAGACACATACTTTATTTCAAACCTGCTCTCCAAGTATCAATCAGCTGGCAAATCGACCGCCATCCTCTCTCTCCGCCGACTTGATTCTCCGTCATCCCCATTCATacccgccatcatcttcgccacCTCCGACACCCTCCGTCCTGAAGCCGTCCAGGTCATCTCCCAGCTGCACAAACGCCGCGTCGACGTCTTCATGTGCACAGGCGACAACCAGACCACAGCACATGCAGTCGCAGATATGCTGGGCATCTCCCGCTCCAACGTGATGGCCAACGTCCTCCCAGCCGAGAAGGCGAGTTTCGTCCGCCAGATCCAGGAGGGGTCACTGCGCTCTCCAAGCTCAACAACAACAGACGCCAGAAACAAGACCACGAAACAGAGTAGCACAGCACGACCCATCGTCGCCTTTGTCGGCGACGGCATAAACGACTCCCCTGCGCTAGCAGCCGCCGACGTGAGCATCGCGATGGCCTCGGGCTCCGACGTGGCCATCAACTCTGCCGGCTTCATCCTGCTCAACTCCGACCTCAGcaccattctccagctcgtcctgCTCAGCAGACGCGTCTTCGGTCGTGTGCGCATGAACTTTGGCTGGGCCGTCGTGTACAATCTCTGTCTGGTCCCTGTGGCCGCGGGCGTTTTTTATCCGATTGTCAGCGGTCATCACCAGATGACGTCGGCTGGAGGGCAGACCGTTCGGGTTGATGATCATTGGAGACTGAGTCCCGTGTGGGCGGCGCTCGCTATGGCGCTGAGTAGTATTTCGGTTGTGTTGAGTAGTCTGGCGTTGAGGGTTAATTGGGAGAgtgcgaagaagatgtttaggtggaagaagtga
- a CDS encoding uncharacterized protein (ID:PFLUO_001739-T1.cds;~source:funannotate) has protein sequence MRRNKDLVAFINILSPLHSHGLMHILITGAAGFIGQLLAQELLNDPAYHVTLTDIHQPSVPQGVRYPQNATAVKADLLAGATAVVDSSLDAVYAFHGIMSSGSEANFDLGMSVNVDATRNLLEALRHTCPGVRVIYSSSQAVYGQPLPEVVTDSVVPTPESSYGAEKIVCETLVNEYTRRKFITGFTLRFPTISVRPGAPTAAASSFLSGMIREPLDGKECVIPIEDRGFKSWLCSPKTLVHNLLLTLSLSADCVPPHIRQINVPGICVTVQGMMDALEKVGGKDKLALLREKEDPALIPILKSWPTQFDNSQAIALGFKRDESFEQAVRDYKAKSEHS, from the coding sequence ATGCGGAGGAATAAAGATCTCGTCGCGTTCATCAATATTCTCAGCCCGTTACATTCCCACGGCTTGATGCATATTCTCATTACTGGCGCCGCCGGCTTCATCGGCCAGCTCCTAGCCCAAGAGCTGCTGAATGACCCAGCCTATCACGTCACTCTGACCGACATCCACCAACCATCCGTCCCGCAGGGCGTGCGCTACCCGCAGAATGCGACCGCCGTGAAAGccgacctcctcgccggAGCGACAGCGGTAGTCGACTCGTCGCTCGATGCCGTGTACGCCTTTCATGGGATCATGTCGTCCGGTTCCGAGGCCAATTTCGACCTCGGCATGAGCGTGAACGTCGATGCCACACGCAACCTCCTCGAAGCGCTACGGCACACATGCCCGGGTGTGCGGGTGATCTACTCATCCAGCCAAGCCGTGTACGGACAACCGCTCCCCGAAGTGGTGACGGACAGCGTGGTGCCCACGCCGGAATCGTCGTACGgcgccgagaagatcgtgtGCGAGACGCTGGTGAACGAGTACACGCGCCGCAAGTTCATCACCGGCTTCACGCTGCGCTTTCCGACTATCTCGGTCCGCCCCGGcgcgcccaccgccgcagcGTCGTCCTTCTTGTCGGGTATGATCCGCGAGCCTCTCGACGGCAAGGAATGCGTCATCCCCATCGAGGACCGCGGGTTCAAGTCCTGGCTCTGCTCACCCAAAACGCTTGTGCATAACCTCCTTCTGACTCTCAGTCTGTCCGCGGACTGCGTGCCGCCGCATATCCGCCAGATCAATGTGCCAGGCATTTGTGTGACAGTGCAGGGGATGATGGACGCACTGGAGAAGGTTGGTGGGAAGGATAAGTTGGCTCTACTaagggagaaggaagaccCTGCGCTTATTCCGATTTTGAAGTCGTGGCCTACGCAGTTTGATAATTCACAGGCTATTGCGCTGGGATTTAAACGCGATGAGTCGTTTGAGCAGGCTGTACGGGATTATAAGGCTAAATCGGAGCATTCATGA
- a CDS encoding uncharacterized protein (ID:PFLUO_001740-T1.cds;~source:funannotate) has protein sequence MSANDDTVPSVATAVHNNSEDVGEPPQPQGPTESHILAQMEQDEKGLSQKGDTTETTDLGWEQPGDQIEESLVARLSNDDLWMLIRRFNKQVYAVKAVPDAPLQRLDLTRTTDEQFSPDKLRATMERFYITIVVGLTSAIKHVARLRSWKESRRTAGFCAVYSIAWMLDFLAPTCFAVLIALVIYPPCRPLLFPPAPIALVDKTTGGIQKPKAGVLGSHDSITGAPEKFKGEAAEQEASNLVASVASVAVGSAVGKHDQGIPEDAPLEGVPDAMEIVSDTADAQSAAHGKVPLDSHDKTRQPVREAVMSAADLLMQMVSDLTDTYEKFGNALSATPPFPLMHPRLRLVSVLAPACLASIFISSYVLIKMSGLVVGIAFFGDPLIRRSISYLNRKVPHWQRFLELQNSLLKGIPTNAQLTLTLLRIGENTASPLPPPPTSRDKPPSRPASLHHEELTLDATTEEINKAASGEISDPEPPREPQLPFEVPKNTLATKILGFFRGTTATGVESKQAIDRMRALAGSRHAKNKVGVLRRKGQVIIPVGPVEFDARYKGKRGTVVLDASREPMLLYFTTDHPQGTDRRMESRKKGSVLFSLPITDIREMKKLGGMGWKGKLVVGWAIGSKEVVDGLLIVGKEPGHSYQLTAMGTRNQLFNRLIAIDGQVWETC, from the exons ATGTCGGCCAACGATGACACTGTGCCATCTGTGGCCACCGCGGTCCATAACAACAGTGAAGATGTCGGGGAACCCCCACAACCCCAAGGACCAACAGAGAGTCACATCCTGGCGCAAATGGAGCAAGACGAGAAAGGCCTGTCGCAGAAAGGTGACACAACCGAGACCACTGACCTTGGATGGGAACAGCCGGGGGACCAGATTGAGGAGTCGCTGGTGGCCCGCCTGTCAAACGACGATCTATGGATGCTCATCAGACGTTTCAACAAG CAAGTCTATGCGGTTAAAGCAGTACCAGATGCTCCACTGCAACGACTGGATCTTACTCGAACGACCGATGAACAGTTCTCGCCGGATAAACTGCGTGCCACGATGGAACGGTTCTACATCACGATTGTGGTTGGCCTGACCAGTGCCATTAAACACGTTGCGCGCTTGCGATCGTGGAAAGAGTCGAGACGAACGGCCGGATTTTGCGCA GTATACTCTATTGCATGGATGCTGGACTTTCTCGCTCCCACATGCTTTGCTGTTTTGATTGCCTTGGTCATATACCCACCCTGTCGGCCACTCCTATTTCCTCCAGCACCAATTGCCCTCGTGGATAAGACTACCGGCGGCATTCAGAAGCCCAAAGCAGGGGTCCTGGGATCGCATGACAGCATCACCGGCGCCCCGGAGAAGTTCAAAGGCGAAGCAGCCGAGCAGGAGGCGAGCAATTTGGTAGCGAGCGTGGCTAGCGTCGCTGTAGGAAGCGCAGTTGGGAAACACGACCAAGGAATTCCCGAAGATGCACCGCTAGAAGGGGTCCCCGATGCCATGGAGATCGTATCCGACACGGCCGACGCGCAAAGTGCAGCGCACGGCAAGGTGCCATTGGATTCTCATGACAAGACGAGGCAGCCGGTGAGGGAGGCAGTGATGAGTGCAGCCGATCTGTTAATGCAGATGGTCAGTGATCTCACTGATACCTATGAGAAATTTGGCAA TGCTTTGTCCGCTACTCCTCCATTCCCTCTAATGCATCCTCGCCTGCGTCTGGTCTCGGTACTGGCGCCAGCCTGTCTGGCATCGATTTTCATATCCAGTTACGTTTTGATAAAGATGAGCGGACTCGTTGTCGGGATTGCTTTCTTTGGGGATCCCCTCATCAGACGCAGCATCTCCTATCTGAATCGCAAGGTCCCACACTGGCAAAGGTTCTTAGAATTACAGAA TTCGCTCCTCAAAGGAATCCCAACAAACGCTCAGCTGACGCTAACCCTCCTCCGAATCGGCGAAAACACCGCCTctccactcccaccacctccaactTCCCGCGACAAGCCTCCTTCACGGCCAGCTTCCCTGCATCACGAGGAATTGACCTTGGACGCCACGACTGAAGAAATAAATAAAGCAGCCTCTGGTGAAATTTCCGATCCCGAACCACCACGTGAGCCTCAATTGCCATTCGAAGTACCCAAAAACACCTTGGCTACCAAGATCCTGGGCTTCTTCCGCGGCACAACAGCCACAGGCGTGGAAAGCAAACAAGCCATTGACCGCATGCGAGCACTAGCAGGCTCACGACACGCCAAGAACAAGGTCGGCGTTCTTCGTCGCAAAGGCCAAGTCATTATACCAGTTGGACCCGTTGAATTTGACGCACGGTACAAGGGCAAACGCGGGACTGTGGTGCTGGACGCATCTAGAGAGCCTATGCTACTCTATTTCACTACGGACCACCCACAGGGAACCGATCGGAGAATGGAAAGCCGCAAGAAAGGATCCGTGCTTTTCAGTCTTCCCATCACGGATATccgggagatgaagaagctAGGCGGGATGGGCTGGAAGGGGAAACTGGTTGTCGGTTGGGCTATTGGGAGCAAGGAGGTTGTGGATGGCTTGCTTATTGTCGGGAAGGAGCCTGGTCACTCGTACCAGTTGACTGCTATGGGGACTAGGAATCAGCTGTTTAATCGGCTGATTGCGATTGATGGACAGGTGTGGGAGACCTGTTGA
- a CDS encoding uncharacterized protein (ID:PFLUO_001741-T1.cds;~source:funannotate) produces MSEECANPLLLGWIKEWLDQARERNSKGVTVYKKAYESMKACPLAFDHPSQAQQLNGLGPKLCDRLTEKLKAHCQENGLPMPELPGQANKRTSDTGVAGDQSTKKPRKTKPYVPALRSGPYALLLGLATLGEDSSHSMTKAQLIEVAQPYCDSSFTAPTDPTKFYTAWNSMKTLIQKDLVYEHGRPLRKYALSEDGWEVAKRIQKTLPGSAQNMTSVAGNQASDQTSTSQISRVGVAADPVSLEDNDDFAILRPVSAHQGQSTEDEGPVTPITLPPGSFTIQLVLDTREVRTSTDRDYIANELMKQGITPQVRALELGDAMWVAKCRDPSFLARHGEEGDEVMLDWIIERKRLDDLIGSIKDGRFHEQKFRLRRSGMKNVIYLVEEFTVTHPDAGSGSAMKYQEMVASAIASTQVVNGYFMKKTRNLDDSIRYLARMTLLLRQMYGASEDANPTTTSSPASTTPISLIPSRRISSTQSYLTILDTLRAQDPALTYGVTFSTFSALTSKSDVLSLRDIFLKMLMCTRGVTGEKALEMQKRWKTPRELVEAYMALEPKDREVMVSSQMQTLVGRKKVARALSKKIAEVWGEAG; encoded by the exons ATGAGCGAGGAGTGCGCGAACCCCCTGCTGCTGGGGTGGATCAAGGAATGGCTCGACCAAGCCCGCGAGCGCAACAGCAAAGGCGTGACAGT TTACAAAAAGGCCTATGAGTCGATGAAGGCGTGTCCGCTGGCCTTTGATCATCCTTCCCAGGCGCAACAACTGAACGGACTGGGTCCAAAACTGTGTGACCGACTGACagagaagctcaaggcccATTGCCAAGAAAATGGTCTTCCCATGCCCGAGCTTCCGGGTCAAG CAAACAAGAGAACATCCGACACCGGTGTGGCCGGCGATCAGTCAACCAAGAAGCCTCGGAAAACAAAGCCATACGTGCCTGCACTGCGATCTGGGCCCTATGCACTGCTACTGGGATTGGCCACATTGGGCGAGGATAGCTCACATAGTATGACCAAGGCTCAGCTGATTGAGGTGGCCCAGCCTTACTGCGACAGCTCCTTCACGGCGCCAACGGACCCGACTAAATTCTACACGGCATGGAACTCCATGAAAACACTGATCCAGAAAGACCTCGTGTACGAGCACGGGCGACCGCTGCGCAAGTATGCTCTTTCGGAGGATGGCTGGGAGGTCGCAAAACGGATACAGAAGACATTGCCGGGATCTGCCCAGAATATGACGTCCGTCGCAGGCAATCAAGCCTCCGACCAGACTTCCACATCACAAATATCACGCGTCGGTGTCGCTGCCGATCCGGTATCTCTGGAAGATAACGACGATTTTGCAATTCTGCGCCCCGTGAGCGCCCATCAAGGCCAATCTACAGAGGACGAAGGCCCAGTCACCCCAATCACCCTCCCACCAGGGAGCTTCACAATCCAACTCGTCCTCGACACCCGAGAAGTGCGCACCTCAACAGATCGGGACTACATCGCCAATGAACTCATGAAGCAAGGAATCACTCCCCAAGTGCGCGCTCTGGAACTAGGCGACGCAATGTGGGTAGCCAAATGCCGCGACCCGTCGTTCCTAGCTCGACAcggcgaggaaggcgacgagGTGATGCTGGACTGGATTATCGAGCGGAAACGGCTGGACGATTTGATTGGATCCATCAAGGACGGCCGGTTCCACGAGCAGAAGTTCCGGCTGCGCCGCTCGGGCATGAAGAATGTTATCTATCTGGTTGAGGAGTTCACGGTCACGCACCCCGACGCAGGGAGTGGGAGCGCCATGAAATATCAAGAGATGGTGGCGTCGGCGATTGCCTCGACGCAAGTGGTGAATGGGTATTTCATGAAGAAGACGCGCAATCTCGACGATTCAATTCGATATCTGGCACGGATGACGCTGCTTCTACGGCAGATGTACGGAGCATCCGAAGACGccaatcccaccaccaccagcagtcCAGCTTCAACCACACCAATCAGTCTCATCCCCAGCCGACGCATCTCCTCCACGCAGTCCTATCTTACCATCCTCGACACACTCCGCGCCCAGGACCCCGCTCTCACCTACGGCGTGACATTCTCCACTTTCTCAGCTCTCACCTCCAAATCCGATGTCCTGTCTCTCCGCGATATCTTCTTGAAGATGCTCATGTGCACGCGTGGCGTCACGGGCGAAAAGGCCCTCGAGATGCAGAAGCGATGGAAGACGCCACGGGAGTTGGTGGAGGCGTATATGGCGCTGGAACCAAAGGACCGCGAGGTGATGGTATCCAGCCAGATGCAGACGCTGgttgggaggaagaaggtggcGCGAGCGTTGAGTAAGAAGATCGCCGAAGTTTGGGGGGAGGCTGGATGA
- a CDS encoding uncharacterized protein (ID:PFLUO_001738-T1.cds;~source:funannotate) — translation MAGESPTDSRLMDGTPLKRSSSRAGFESPQPANHSDRPPPPKISKARACAECKRHKIRCEFRPGELSCNKCLRSGIKCVVNDFSQKFVDDDGAWKSQATATMQQLQAAVSHLLRQGGSPDLSTFAAGDIPESLSPATSHHAHRLSINRSQTYTNHHEGPGVVMDVTREHSQEPDLQGPDLVPAPMRSLYEVTKLRNLRNNPIEAPKKTLLEEDFISRGLISMHEAEELFAYFSRTMNQLLWGGIILVHRDLTSVRRASTLLSTAVLTVAALHIPNRTDTLNRCYSEYVSLVSSMALTRAHTLDDVRGLCVGAFWLSELSWKLSGHAVRIATEMGLHQSYQRLTRGHNDQYERAQLWYLLYVCDHHFSIAYGRPPVIHEDVAIRNYETFLEFPMIVPGDIRLLAQVALFMILTEAYRTFGSDTEQAMTEEDFGQLRMYNVAVDQWRLLWQPRSADSSYVRTYPSKGVVLHYHFAKFQLNSLSLRALSPSTTPVFSMDRKESANIAISSAMACLNMVLEEPDIRDAIVGVPIFTHTMVTFSAVFLLKVAINWNSAYLSINARQVRRLVERVIELMNCVSAGERHLTRHIARGLGKMIERFDSWEAAWQVGATNGATGDEVPGGANAMAQGFPPPDLIYDMVGTYGFGLDENLLDPSMANFDFLAQ, via the exons ATGGCCGGAGAATCGCCGACGGACTCGCGCCTCATGGATGGCACTCCACTGAAgcgctcttcctctcgggCCGGCTTCGAGTCTCCCCAGCCCGCGAATCACTCGGACcggcctccgcctcccaaGATCTCCAAAGCGCGTGCCT GCGCGGAGTGCAAGCGCCATAAGATCCGCTGCGAGTTTCGCCCCGGAGAGTTGAGCTGCAACAAGTGCCTCCGCAGCGGCATCAAATGCGTGGTCAACGACTTTTCGCAGAAATTCGTGGACGATGATGGGGC ATGGAAATCCCAGGCCACGGCGACTatgcagcagctgcaggcGGCTGTTTCACATCTCCTGCGACAGGGTGGTTCGCCAGACCTCTCAACCTTTGCCGCCGGTGACATCCCCGAGAGCTTGAGCCCAGCTACCTCGCATCATGCCCACCGGCTGTCCATTAACCGGTCACAAACATACACCAACCATCATGAGGGCCCGGGTGTCGTGATGGACGTCACTCGGGAACATTCGCAGGAGCCGGACCTCCAAGGTCCGGACTTGGTTCCAGCACCCATGCGCAGTCTATACGAGGTCACCAAATTGCGCAACCTTCGAAACAACCCCATCGAAGCGCCCAAGAAGACTTTATTGGAGGAGGACTTCATTTCCCGCGGATTAATCTCGATGCacgaggcggaggagctaTTCGCGTACTTCAGTCGTACGATGAATCAATTGCTTTGGGgcggcatcatcctcgtgCACCGCGATCTGACATCGGTCCGCCGCGCATCGACGCTTCTCTCAACCGCCGTTCTGACTGTGGCGGCCCTTCATATACCCAACCGCACCGATACCCTGAACCGTTGCTACAGCGAGTATGTCTCTCTGGTGTCGAGTATGGCGCTCACGCGTGCCCACACCCTGGATGATGTCCGCGGTCTCTGCGTCGGAGCCTTCTGGCTGTCTGAGCTGAGCTGGAAGCTGTCTGGTCATGCCGTGCGCATTGCCACAGAAATGGGTCTGCATCAGAGCTACCAACGCCTGACCCGCGGGCACAACGATCAGTATGAGCGCGCTCAGCTATGGTATCTTCTCTACGTTTGTGACCACCATTTCAGCATTGCCTATGGTCGGCCGCCGGTGATCCATGAAGATGTGGCGATTCGCAACTATGAGACGTTTCTCGAGTTTCCCATGATTGTCCCCGGAGATATTCGGCTTCTGGCGCAAGTGGCTTTGTTCATGATCCTAACCGAGGCGTACCGGACTTTCGGCAGCGATACCGAGCAAGCGATGACCGAGGAAGATTTTGGACAATTGCGAATGTACAATGTCGCAGTAGATCAATGGCGACTGCTGTGGCAGCCTCGATCTG CCGACAGCTCCTACGTACGGACCTACCCGTCCAAGGGCGTAGTGTTGCACTACCATTTCGCCAAATTCCAGCTCAACTCGCTCTCCCTGCGCGCACTCTCTCCATCTACGACGCCCGTGTTCTCCATGGACCGCAAGGAATCCGCCAACATCGCCATTTCATCCGCGATGGCTTGTCTGAACATGGTCCTCGAGGAGCCTGACATCCGCGACGCGATCGTGGGTGTGCCCATCTTCACACACACCATGGTGACCTTCTCCGCCGTGTTTCTGTTGAAGGTGGCCATCAATTGGAACTCGGCGTACCTCAGCATCAATGCGCGCCAGGTGCGGCGGCTGGTGGAGCGTGTGATCGAGCTGATGAACTGCGTGTCGGCAGGCGAGCGCCATCTGACCCGGCACATTGCGCGGGGGCTGGGCAAGATGATAGAGCGCTTTGACTCGTGGGAGGCTGCCTGGCAAGTGGGTGCGACGAACGGCGCGACGGGGGATGAGGTTCCCGGAGGCGCCAACGCGATGGCGCAGGGGTTCCCTCCGCCAGATCTGATTTACGATATGGTCGGCACGTATGGGTTTGGGCTGGACGAGAACTTGCTGGATCCGAGCATGGCGAATTTCGATTTCCTCGCCCAGTAA